From a single Hyphomicrobiales bacterium genomic region:
- a CDS encoding cytochrome c biogenesis protein CcdA encodes MPEIAGIGVLTAFLAGIVSFLSPCVLPLVPGYVSYVAGHSLDELREAQAMRQRIAVLGLSSAFVLGFSSVFVSLGASASAIGNLFQAYRFEASYAAGAVIILFGLHMTGLLRLNWMNREARFMPQVPGGRPFGAFLLGSAFAFGWTPCIGPILGAILTLSATSMGVSDGAALLSIYSLGLAVPFLLVAAFTSRFMANAERLRRIGRPLQIAAGGILMLVGALMLTGYLFSFGTWMLNTFPFFQDIQI; translated from the coding sequence ATGCCGGAGATCGCCGGAATAGGCGTGCTGACGGCGTTCCTCGCCGGGATCGTGTCGTTCCTGTCGCCTTGCGTTCTGCCGCTGGTGCCGGGCTACGTCTCCTATGTGGCGGGACATTCCCTCGACGAGCTGCGCGAAGCGCAGGCGATGCGGCAGCGCATTGCCGTGCTCGGCCTGAGCTCCGCCTTCGTCCTTGGGTTTTCCAGCGTGTTCGTGAGCCTCGGCGCCAGCGCATCGGCAATCGGCAACCTGTTTCAGGCCTACCGCTTCGAGGCGAGCTATGCGGCCGGCGCCGTCATCATCCTTTTCGGCCTGCACATGACGGGCCTGCTGCGGCTCAATTGGATGAACCGCGAGGCGCGGTTCATGCCGCAGGTTCCCGGCGGCCGTCCCTTCGGCGCCTTCCTGCTCGGAAGCGCGTTCGCCTTCGGCTGGACGCCCTGCATCGGTCCCATACTGGGCGCGATCCTGACGCTGAGCGCAACCAGCATGGGCGTCTCCGACGGGGCAGCGCTGCTTTCCATTTATTCGCTCGGGCTTGCCGTGCCGTTCCTGCTGGTCGCGGCCTTCACCAGCCGTTTCATGGCCAACGCGGAACGGCTGCGGCGCATCGGACGGCCGCTGCAGATCGCAGCCGGCGGCATCCTCATGCTGGTCGGGGCGTTGATGCTGACCGGCTATCTGTTCTCGTTCGGCACCTGGATGCTGAACACCTTCCCGTTCTTCCAGGACATCCAGATCTGA
- a CDS encoding DsbE family thiol:disulfide interchange protein has protein sequence MGDQTVANDVTRDEALAAVPSRGRQIRFGFLAPVAIFVGLTVIFAYGLTRNARDIPSALIGKPVPAFALPPVEGGTLGLSTADLKGGVSLLNVFASWCVECRREHPSFMRLQAEGTVPVHGLNYKDKPEDARNWLDELGDPYTRTGADLNGRVGIDLGVYGVPETFVVDKDGVIVHKHIGALDEEALEETILPLIAKLRGAP, from the coding sequence ATGGGAGACCAGACAGTGGCCAATGACGTAACAAGAGACGAAGCCCTCGCGGCCGTGCCAAGCCGCGGCCGGCAGATACGCTTCGGCTTTCTCGCTCCGGTGGCGATATTCGTCGGGCTGACGGTGATTTTCGCCTATGGGCTCACCCGGAACGCGCGCGACATACCCTCGGCGCTGATCGGCAAGCCGGTACCCGCCTTCGCGCTTCCGCCGGTGGAAGGCGGCACGCTCGGCCTTTCCACCGCCGACTTGAAGGGCGGGGTCTCGCTTCTCAACGTCTTCGCCTCCTGGTGCGTGGAATGCCGCCGCGAGCACCCCTCGTTCATGCGCCTGCAAGCCGAAGGCACCGTCCCGGTCCACGGCCTCAACTACAAGGACAAGCCCGAGGACGCCCGCAACTGGCTCGACGAACTGGGCGATCCCTATACGCGGACGGGCGCCGATCTCAACGGCAGGGTCGGCATCGACCTTGGCGTCTACGGCGTTCCGGAGACCTTCGTCGTCGATAAGGATGGCGTCATCGTCCACAAGCATATCGGCGCGCTCGACGAGGAGGCGCTTGAGGAAACGATCCTGCCGCTGATCGCCAAGCTGCGGGGAGCGCCGTGA
- a CDS encoding ferritin family protein encodes MLTSLTGRRHFDELSEQEVLALAISAEEDDGRIYRSYAERVRAEFPATAEMLDGMAEEEDRHRERLIALHKQRFGDVIPLIRREHVAGFYARRPVWLIKNLGIDRIREEIAGMEEGARNFYVTAAQRTSDADTRRLLGELAAAEAGHLKAADRLEEKHLPDKVRVREDARAHRQLVLTWVQPGLAGLMDGSVSTLAPIFATAFATQDTWTTFLVGLAASVGAGISMGFTEAASDDGTISGRGSPFKRGIASGVMTAIGGLGHALPYLIPHFWTATSIAFAIVFVELWTIAWIQKRYMDTPFFRAALQVVLGGSLVFASGVLIGLA; translated from the coding sequence ATGCTCACCAGTCTGACCGGCCGACGGCATTTCGACGAGCTCAGCGAGCAGGAGGTGCTCGCGCTCGCCATCTCGGCGGAAGAGGATGACGGGCGCATCTACCGCTCCTACGCCGAGCGGGTGCGCGCCGAGTTTCCCGCCACGGCCGAGATGCTCGACGGCATGGCCGAGGAGGAGGATCGGCACCGCGAGCGGCTCATCGCGCTGCACAAGCAGCGCTTCGGCGACGTCATCCCCCTGATACGGCGCGAGCATGTCGCCGGCTTCTACGCCCGGCGGCCGGTGTGGCTGATCAAGAATCTCGGCATCGACCGGATCCGCGAGGAAATCGCCGGCATGGAGGAGGGCGCGCGCAACTTCTACGTCACGGCGGCGCAGCGGACGAGCGACGCCGACACGCGCCGGCTCCTCGGCGAGCTGGCGGCGGCGGAAGCGGGACATCTCAAGGCCGCCGACCGGCTGGAGGAGAAGCATCTGCCCGACAAAGTGCGGGTGCGCGAGGATGCAAGGGCGCACCGCCAGCTCGTGCTGACGTGGGTGCAGCCGGGGCTTGCCGGGCTCATGGACGGCTCGGTCTCGACGCTGGCGCCGATCTTCGCCACCGCCTTTGCGACGCAGGATACCTGGACGACGTTCCTCGTCGGCCTGGCGGCTTCGGTCGGAGCCGGCATCTCCATGGGATTCACGGAGGCGGCTTCCGACGACGGCACCATTTCCGGGCGCGGCTCGCCCTTCAAGCGCGGCATCGCCTCGGGCGTCATGACCGCGATCGGCGGCCTCGGCCATGCCCTGCCCTATCTCATCCCGCATTTCTGGACCGCGACCTCGATCGCGTTCGCGATCGTGTTCGTCGAGCTTTGGACGATCGCCTGGATCCAGAAGCGCTATATGGATACGCCGTTCTTCCGCGCCGCCCTGCAGGTCGTGCTCGGCGGCTCGCTGGTGTTCGCCTCGGGCGTACTGATCGGGCTCGCCTGA